In the genome of Bacteroides mediterraneensis, the window CCACAGCCTTATGGCTTCATAACAATACCAGTAGAGGTGGATGACCACCAGAATAATGCTTACGGCACGGAGAAAATCCATGATTTTCGCCAGTGCCCTCAAATCGTCTTCCTGTTGTGACATAATCTGTTTCTGTTTTCAAGTGAATGACTGAATTATAATCCCTGCCCCTTGCGGCGTTTCTTTCGCTTGCGCTTGAGGTCGCGCTCGAAGGCGGCTTCTTCGGCCTGTGCGCCCGAAGCGTCGCCGCCGAGCAAGCCCAAGCCGGAGGAATACCCCTCGTCGTATTCCACGACGGGACGGGTATCGGGCTGCTGCCCGTCCACGGCGATGGTGAACGGTATGGGCGGAGTGCCGGCATACGGCAGGGTGAAATGCTCCTGCAAGGCATTGGCGGAAAACTCCCTGCCCAGACGAGAGCCGTTGAGCACGCAGCCCGTGCGGTGGTCGATGAAGGTCGCCCCGTAGATGCGCCCTTCTTCTGTGTGGCGGAACACCACATCCACACCTTTCGCTTTGAGCAGGGCGACAAACTCCTCGCGGCGGTATGTCCGGGCAAGCGCGGCGGCGACGGTACGGCGGGTCGTCTCCGCCAGACGCCTGTCGCGGATTTGTTCCTTGGAGTATTCAAACCTGCGCTGTACGGCTTCATAGCCGACGGACTTGCCGATGCGGGAAGCCTTGAAGGGAGTGCCGGTCCTGTTACCGGCATCATCAGTGGCAGAATAGACCATCCCGTGATACTCGCGCCCGTCCACCATGCCGCGGGCTTCCTCCACGGTGACGTTGTAGAGCGAGAGAAGGGCACGGTATTCGCCCATTGTCTGGAACCTGTAGCCTGCCATGACTGCCTTGGCTACATTCGATACCTGCCGCTTGACATCGCCCTGCGATACGTCCACCCTGCGGAGCGGGTTGTCGGTACGGAGCCGGCGGCGGTCAGCCGGGTGAAGCCCGTACTTCTTTTCCAGCTCGGAGGTGATGCGCTTGCTGCGGCGGTGGATGAAGTCACGGTTAAGCCGCCTGCCCCGTTCGTCCACATTGACGGAAACGATGTGCAGGTGGTGGCGGCTGATGTCCTCGTGCTTGAACACGAGATAAGGCTGGTCGCCGTAGCCAAGCCTGTCGAGATACTCGCGTGCGAGCTGTTCCAGTTCCGTGTCGGTCAGACGGTCGTCGGGGTGCGGATTAAGGGAAATGTGGATGACCTTATTACGCGTGCGCACCTGCTCCGGCATGAACCGCTTGAAGTCCTGCTCGGCACGTGCCACGTCCACATGTCCGCTGCCGTCGTCGAAAATCCGGTTTACGGCAAGGAGCCTGCCTTCGCCCTCATTCACTTTCAGGCCATTGTAGGCGAGTGCGCCGTACAACGATGTTCCCATGCTTATCTTCGCGACCATCTTTCCTCAAACTCTTTTGAAAGTTCCATGACCTGCCGCGTCAGAGCGGCCAGTTCCTTCGTACATTGCTCCAGCTTGTAGAGCAATGCCATCGCCTTCTTTTCCGAGAAATGGCAGCGAAGCTCCCTTACCGTCTGGTTGTAGTTGTTGCCGACCATGCGGTACTGCGCATGGAAAGCGGAGAGCTTCGTGCAGTAGTCCAGCAGCGTCCTGTCCGTGACCAATACACGGAAGGGCTGTCCGAAGAAGTGCGCTTTCAGGAACACTGCCCTCGCGTACACGCCGGATTTCTCATACATGGCAAGAAACTTCTGCCATTCCTCATTGTCGAAGCGCACCATCACGCAGTGCGACTTGCGGCTCTCTTTCGGATGCCGCCCCCATTTGGGCATTTCATCCCCGTTCTTTTTCTTGTTCATCTTTATTATGGATTTAGTGGTTCGTTTCACGGCACAAGCGCAGCTTCCGGCACGCATACCGCAGGTAGGAAACAGGCTTCCCGACTTCGGAGGGGAAGCCCTCCCCCGCAAGGGGCAAGGTCGTTTCCGGGAGTAACCGGAAACCCTTTGAGTTACTCAAAGGACACCTTGCTGTGTCTTTAAGGACACAAGAATCCGTACACGACGGATTGGGGATAAACCTGCTATAACAACCCATAAAGGTATCGGTCGCCCGATACCCTTCGGCTGCCCAAAAGAAGGACGGAGCCGGGGGTACGATGTGCGCATCGGGAGCGTTGCCCTGCCGCTTGGGGGCAAAGGTACGGGGTAAAAACACACCGGGAAGTGGCTGAAAAACGCCACAAGCTACCGGAACGAAGCCAAATGCTGCCACGCAAGGGGGAAACGATACAGACCGGCGGATTTGTATATTCCTTTGCGGACAGAAACGATGAAGCAACAAGGCAAATAAATGGACATGGACGGAAACAGACATTTGAAAAGGCAGGTCCGCACGGACGGACAGACACACAGCTTCGCTGGCGTACTGACATACATACGTACTGATGCACTGACGTACATACGTGCTGACGTACTGACGTATTGGCGTATGACAACACACCAGCGGAGACTCAAACCAAGACCTCCGTAGAAATGCGTGTATGCAAGAAAGTGCGCATACGCATATATACAGAGGCAGAGAAATGAACAGGCGGGGAAGCATACCGCCACAGTCATAAACCCACAACGATTAAAACATACAGAAAAATGAACAAGGAAACATTCGTTGCATTCGCAACACAGAAAGGCGGTGTCGGCAAATCGACCGTCACCGCGCTCGTAGCCAACTACATCCACAACGTGATGGGGATAGATGTCGCCGTGATAGACTGCGACGAGCCGCAGCACAGCATCGCCGGGCTGCGCGACAAGGAAACGGCACTTATCGAAAAGAACGACAGCCTGAAAGCCGTTGCCTGTGAACATTTCCGCAAGTCGGGGCGCAAGGGATTTCCCATCGTCCGAAGCAACGCCGTGCAAGCGCTGGACGATGCGGACAGCCTGCTGTCAGAGAAAGGATACCAGCCGGAAATCGTGTTCTTCGACCTGCCGGGCACGCTGAAAAGCGACGGGGTGATAAAGACGCTCTCGCAGATGGACTACATCTTCACGCCCGTCAGCGCCGACCGCTTCGTGGTGGAAAGCGCATTGCAGTTCGTGATGATGTTCAACGATAACCTCGTCACCACCGGGCTTGCCAAGACGAAAGGCATATCCCTGTTCTGGACAATGGTGGACGGACGGGAAAAGACCGGGCTGTACGACCTGTACGGGAAGCTGTTCGCCGAAAACGACTTCCATGTCCTTGACACGAGGCTGCCCGACAGCAAGCGTTTCCGCCGCGAGCCGTCGGACGACCGCAAGTCGGTGTTCCGCTCGACCATCCTGCCGCCGGACGCCTCCATGCTGAAGGGAAGCCGTATCCGAGAGCTGTCGGAAGAGATATGTTCCATCATCAACGGATAAACCTCATGGCAAGCCGAAAATTGAATACGGAGGGCATAGACGAAAGCCTGCTGCTTGCCTCCATAGGAAAATCCCGTCAGATGGGCGGACCTCCGGCAAGGGAAGGAACGGACGAACCCGATGCCGGCAACGTACCGGAAGATGCGGTACAGCCCACGGAAGCTAAAGCACGGAGCGAACCCGCGAAAAGAAAGAAGCCTGACTACGGCTCGACCTTCCTCAAACGGAACGAGGTGAAACTCCGGCACTGCGTGTACATCAGCAAGGAGGCACACAGCATCGTTTCCAAGATAGTGAACACCATCGCCGACAAGGAAATAACCGTGGGCGGCTACATCGACACGGTGCTGATGCGCCACTTTGAGGAGAACAAGGACGAAATCAACGACCTGTACCGCCGCAACAGGGACAATCTGATTTGAGGAAAACATTGTATCACATAAAAAAGTAAAGACGAAATGAAACTGAACATCCAAATTTTCAAAAGAAAGCAGAGAGAGGAAGCCTATAAGGGCAAGTGCCTGAACGGATGCAAGCCGGAAGGCACCGCACGGAAGGCGGTGTACATCAGCCGGGAGAAGTACAAGGCGGTCAGGCGCATAGCGGGCATGGCGGGAGAAAACGGGATGACCATATCCGGCTATACAGACCGCATCGTCACCGAACACCTTGAACACCACGGTACGGAGCCGGAGAGCCTGCACAGGAAGAAAAGCCACGATGTTGTCGGACAGATAGCGGTAAGCCTATGGTGACGCTGCTGCTAATCCTGATGATGGCGTGCAACCTGTGGGTACTGCTCTACCTGACATGGGAACGCAAGGAGTCACGAAAAGCTGACGGCAAGGACGGCATTGAACCGGCACGGGAACCGTTGCCCGATGTCATTGGAAAAAGCAGGTTCAGAATGCCGGAAATGAAGCCACAGGCTGCCACTCCGACGCCAAATGCTGCCACGGAAATGCAAAGCGAGGCGGTGGACGAAAAGGACGTTACCTTTGACGACGAAATGGAAACCGCCGGCAGCCACGCTGCGGAAACGAAGCCGTCGCGCCAAGTGCCCGACGAGGATCTGGACGAGGTTTTCAGGGACAACCGCGTCCACGACACGGACGGGGAACTTGAGGAAGAGCCGCCACAGGCGGGCGGAAGCACCTTTGACGAAATCGACCGTGCGGCAAGGGCGGTGAAGAACCCGAAGGCAGGGAAAGCCGACATCCTGCAAGCGGGCAAGGTATTCCACGAGCTGGAAGGGACAGAGTTCTACGACATGTTCCGGCGCAACAATGCCCGGTACGAGGCAAGGGTGTCGGAAATGGTGGAAACCTATCTCACAAGTATCCAGCCCGCAGAGAAGAAAACAAGAATGAAAGCGGCTGTACGGAAGGAATACGAGAACTTCAACATCCGCGACTATGTATAACAATGTAAAAGATGTAACTAAGATGCGAAAAAAGAAAACCGACTACGGCTAAATCATCGGCTTGCCACCGAATCCACTAAATCCAGAAGCCGGCTTTATCCGAAGCCGCAAGAATTAAAAAGTATCAATCGCCGAAGGGAATATCCGACCCCAAGGCACAAAAAACGAAAAAAGATTATGACAATGACATCGAAAAAGAAACAGTTCATCCTCGCAGCCCTTCTGCTGGCTGCCAACATTTCCGCCTTCGCTCAGGGTAACGGCATGGCGGGCATCACCGAAGCCACCAGCATGGTGACATCGTATTTTGACCCGGCGACAAAGCTCATCTACGCCATCGGCGCAGTGGTGGGTCTTATCGGGGGCATCAAGGTCTATGGCAAGTTCTCGTCCGGCGACCCGGACACGAGCAAGACCGCCGCAAGCTGGTTCGGTGCGTGTATCTTCCTGATAGTGAGTGCGACCATTTTACGCTCGTTCTTTCTCTAAACAGGCGTTTTCCATATATAATTAAGGTAAAAGGACAATGGCTGAATACCCGGTAAACAAGGGCATCGGTCGTCCGGTGGAGTTCAAGGGGCTGAAGGCGCAGTACCTGTTCCTGTTCGCGGGCGGGCTGCTCGCTGTCTTCATCCTGTTTGTCATCCTGTACATGGCGGGCGTGAGCCAGTGGGTCTGCATCGGTCTGGGAGTCACGGCGGCTTCCGCCGTGGTATGGCTCACGTTCCGGCTGAACACGAAGTACGGCCAGCACGGACTGATGAAGCTGGGCGCTGCACGGATGCGCCCGCGCTACCTGCTCCACCGCAGACGGGTATGCCGTATGCTAAGACGGAAAAAGAAAGGAGGAAAAGCATGAGAAACGTAATGAAAGCCACCACGCTGGAGAGCCGCTTCCCGCTGCTGGCGGTGGAACACGGGTGCATCATCTCGAAGGACGCAGACATCACCGCAGCCTTCGAGGTGGAGCTGCCGGAGGTCTATACCGTGACGGCGGAGGAATACGAGAGTATCCATGCCACGTGGTGCAAGGCAATCAAGGTGCTGCCCGACTATTCGGTACTGCACAAGCAGGACTGGTATGTAAAGGAACTGTACCGCCCCGACTGGGAGAAGGAAGGTACGGGCTTTCTGGCACGGAGCAACGGAATGCACTTCAACGAGCGTCCGTATCTGAACCACAAATGTTACCTGTTCCTGACCAAGACGACAAAAGAGCGCATGAGGCGGCAGAGTAACTGGAACACGCTGTGCCGTGGGCATATCGTCCCGAAAGAGATACGGGACAGGGAAACGGCGGTGAAGTTCATGGAGGCGGTGGAACAGTTCGCCCGCATCCTGAACGATTCGGGGCACGTCAAGTTGCGCCGCCTGACGGACGACGAGCTTGCCGGTACGGAGAAGGAAACGGGTATCATAGGCAGATACCTCACCCTGTCGCTTGGCAACACGAACTGTCTGGAGGACATCGCCATGAGCGCGGAGGAGATGCGCGTGGGCAGCAACCGCCTGTGCCTGCACACGCTATCGGACACGGAAGACCTGCCGGCATCGGTGGAAACGGATTACCGCTACGAGCGTCTTTCCACCGACCGCTCGGACTGCCGCCTGTCGTTTGCCGCCCCGCTGGGACTGCTGCTTCCCTGCAACCATATCTACAACCAGTACGTGTTTGTCGGCAACAGCGACGAGGAGCTTCGCCGCTTCGAGAAGTCGGCAAGGAACATGCAGTCGCTTTCACGGTACAGCCGCCAGAACGCCATCAACTGCGAGTGGATAGAGGAATATCTGAACGAAGCCCACTCACAGGGGCTGAAGTCCGTCCGCGCCCACTTCAACGTGATGGCGTGGAGCGACGACACGGAGGAACTGAAACGGATAAGGAACGACGTGGGGAGCCAGCTGGCCTCGATGGGATGCGTGCCCCGCCACAACACGACGGACTGCCCGACGCTGTTCTGGGCGGGCATACCGGGCAATGCGGCGGACTTTCCGGCAGAGGAATCGTTCCACACGTTTGTCGAGCAGGCGGTATGCCTGTTCGCCGGAGAGACCAACTACCGGGACTCGCCCTCGGCTTTCGGCATCCGCATGGCAGACCGTATCAGCGGCAAGCCCCTGCATATCGACATATCCGACCTGCCGATGAAGCGCGGCATCACGACCAACCGCAACAAGTTCGTGCTGGGACCGAGCGGAAGCGGAAAATCGTTCTTCATGAACCACCTGGTCAGACAATATTATGAACAGGGCACGCACGTGGTACTGGTGGACACGGGAAACTCCTATCAGGGACTGTGCGAGATGATACACCGCCGCACGCACGGACAGGACGGTATCTACTTCACCTATACGGAGGAGAAGCCCATCAGTTTCAACCCGTTCTATACGGATGACGGGGTGTTCGACGTGGAGAAAAAGGACAGCATCAAGACGCTGCTGCTGACATTGTGGAAAAGCGAGAACGAACCCGCCACGAAAACGGAATCGGCGGAGCTGGGAAGCGCGGTGAACGCCTACCTGCTGAAACTCCAACAGGACAGGAGCATCGTGCCTTCGTTCAACACATTCTATGAGTATATGCGGGACGTGTACCGCAAGGAGATGGAGGAACGCTACATCAAGGTGGAAAAGTCGGACTTCAACATCGACAATTTCCTGACCACCCTGAGGCAGTACTACCGGGGCGGACGCTACGACTTCCTGCTCAACTCGACGGAGAACATCGACCTGCTGCACAAGCGGTTCGTGGTCTTCGAGATTGATGCGGTGAAGGATAATGCCGAGCTTTTCCCGGTAGTGACGATTATCATCATGGAAGCGTTCATAAACAAGATGCGGAGGTTGAAAGGCGTGCGTAAGCAGCTGATATGCGAGGAGGCATGGAAAGCCCTGTCATCGGCGAACATGGCATCTTATCTCCAATACCTCTACAAGACAGTGAGAAAGTATTTCGGGGAGGCGATTGTGGTGACACAGGAAGTGGACGACATCATCAGCTCGCCGATTGTGAAGGAGAGCATCATCAACAACTCGGACTGCAAAATATTGCTTGACCAGAGAAAATATATGAACCGCTTTGACCAGATACAGTCGCTCTTGGGGCTGACGGAAAAGGAAAAGTCGCAGATACTCTCGATCAACCAGTCCAACGACCCGGCAAGGCGGTACAAGGAAGTCTGGATTGGACTTGGGGGCACGCATTCGGCGGTATATGCCACGGAGGTGTCGATGCAAGAGTATCTCGCCTATACGACGGAGGAGACGGAGAAGATGGAAGTACGCGAACTGGCGGAGAAACCGGGAGGCGACATGGAAGCTGCCATCCGTCAGGTGGCGGAGCGACGGAAAGAGGAACGGACGGGACAGTGAACCGGCAGGAAATATACAGTAAATGAAAAATAGAAAATGATTTATGAACCAACAGACTGACAACATGTACATTGATGACCGATACAGCGATGAAGCGCTGCGGAAACGGGAGGAAATCCGGGAGCATATCTCATGGTTCCGTGAGTTCCTGACATTCGGGACCTCACTACCGGAACATATCAGAAGGCGATACGGACTGGAAGAAGACTACCAGCGGTACAAGAAACTGGAAATACAGGTTCACCGGATGCCTGCTGAACCGGACTGCAGGGGATATGGGAAGGAGCAGCGCATGAAAGAACTGTGCGAGGCAGGAAGAGCCAAGGGAAAAATCACTCTTGCAGTGGAAAAGGCTTACGAAAGCATCTGCCCCGCTCCGGCAAGGGACTATCTGGAAGAAAAATATCAGGAACTGCTCTATCTGAGAGGTATGGTGTACCGGAAAGACTATGACGACCCGATGTGGTACAAGCCGGAAATCCTGAACAAATACGGCATTGACCACAAGGGACCGCGCGAAACGGTGCTCAAGCAGGTGGAAAAGGCATACCGGGAACTGGATGCCCGATTCTGCCGGATGACGGGCAAGAAGCCGGATGCGGACGAGCTGTTCGGCAAACCCGCAGTACGGCAGTCGGTACCTGCACAGAAGGAGGCGCCGGAGAATGGCGCAAGGGAAAACCGCATGTGCAGGCGTAAAGGCAGAAGACCGGGATTCTGACGGAAAAGGAAACCGGGCGGACTCCGGCTACGGAAAAGGCGAAAAGAAAAAAGGATTGAAAAAAATGAAAGAACAAAACTTAAAGAAGACAAGAAAATGAACATCAAACTGACAAAGACCGAAAGGCTGCTGCTGTGCGGCGGTCTGATAGGCATGGCATCGCTGATGCTGCAAGCCTGTGATATAATGGCAAAAGAAGACGGCGACACCCGTGACAGAATCTGCGGAAACTGGGAAAACGCGGAAGCCGGTCCCGACATACTGGTGTACAGGGAGGGAGAATCATATAAGGTGACACTGTTCAGACGCAAGGGCGTACGCCGCGTACTGAGACCGGAAACCTATCTGCTGCAGAGGGAGGAGAACGGCAACCTGTATATGAACACGGGGTTCCGCATTGACGTGGCATACAACGAGGAGACGGATGTGCTGACCTTCTCGCCGGGCGGTGACTATGTCCGGGTGAACACGGATGCAGGTGACGGCGAAAGGACAAAGGAGAAAGAGAATATGCAATAGCAACTTAACGAACCACTAAATCCAAAAAAAAAATGAGAATGAGACAGAAACTGAAAATACCGCTGATTGCGGTCTGCCTGTGCCTTGCGGGGACAGGCGGGGCAAATGCCCAATGGGTGGTGTCCGACCCCGGAAACCTTGCGCAGAGCATAATCAATTCCGCCAAGGAGATGGTGGAGACAGCCGGGACGAAAGCCAACACCCTGAACGGCTTTCTGGAAACGAAGAAGGTGTTCGAGCAGGGAAAGGCGTATTACGACGCACTGAAATCAGTGCACGACGTGGTAAAGGGCGGCGCGAAGGTGGCGAAAAGCATCTCTCTGGTAATGGAAATATCGGAAATCTATGTGGACAACTACCAGAAGATGCTCTCGGACGAGAACTACACGCCGGAGGAGCTTGCCGCCATCTCGTCGGGCTATGCGATGCTGATAGACGAAAGTTCGGACGTGCTGCAGGACCTGAAGAATGTGGTGAACGTGACGGGCATGTCACTGACGGATGCGGAAAGGCTCGCCGTCATAGACAATGCCTACCGCAGCCTGATGA includes:
- a CDS encoding DUF3876 domain-containing protein, giving the protein MNIKLTKTERLLLCGGLIGMASLMLQACDIMAKEDGDTRDRICGNWENAEAGPDILVYREGESYKVTLFRRKGVRRVLRPETYLLQREENGNLYMNTGFRIDVAYNEETDVLTFSPGGDYVRVNTDAGDGERTKEKENMQ
- the mobB gene encoding conjugal transfer protein MobB; the protein is MVAKISMGTSLYGALAYNGLKVNEGEGRLLAVNRIFDDGSGHVDVARAEQDFKRFMPEQVRTRNKVIHISLNPHPDDRLTDTELEQLAREYLDRLGYGDQPYLVFKHEDISRHHLHIVSVNVDERGRRLNRDFIHRRSKRITSELEKKYGLHPADRRRLRTDNPLRRVDVSQGDVKRQVSNVAKAVMAGYRFQTMGEYRALLSLYNVTVEEARGMVDGREYHGMVYSATDDAGNRTGTPFKASRIGKSVGYEAVQRRFEYSKEQIRDRRLAETTRRTVAAALARTYRREEFVALLKAKGVDVVFRHTEEGRIYGATFIDHRTGCVLNGSRLGREFSANALQEHFTLPYAGTPPIPFTIAVDGQQPDTRPVVEYDEGYSSGLGLLGGDASGAQAEEAAFERDLKRKRKKRRKGQGL
- a CDS encoding DUF3408 domain-containing protein, with protein sequence MASRKLNTEGIDESLLLASIGKSRQMGGPPAREGTDEPDAGNVPEDAVQPTEAKARSEPAKRKKPDYGSTFLKRNEVKLRHCVYISKEAHSIVSKIVNTIADKEITVGGYIDTVLMRHFEENKDEINDLYRRNRDNLI
- a CDS encoding DUF4134 domain-containing protein translates to MTMTSKKKQFILAALLLAANISAFAQGNGMAGITEATSMVTSYFDPATKLIYAIGAVVGLIGGIKVYGKFSSGDPDTSKTAASWFGACIFLIVSATILRSFFL
- a CDS encoding DUF3408 domain-containing protein; translated protein: MKLNIQIFKRKQREEAYKGKCLNGCKPEGTARKAVYISREKYKAVRRIAGMAGENGMTISGYTDRIVTEHLEHHGTEPESLHRKKSHDVVGQIAVSLW
- a CDS encoding DUF4133 domain-containing protein; the encoded protein is MAEYPVNKGIGRPVEFKGLKAQYLFLFAGGLLAVFILFVILYMAGVSQWVCIGLGVTAASAVVWLTFRLNTKYGQHGLMKLGAARMRPRYLLHRRRVCRMLRRKKKGGKA
- a CDS encoding TraG family conjugative transposon ATPase; the encoded protein is MRNVMKATTLESRFPLLAVEHGCIISKDADITAAFEVELPEVYTVTAEEYESIHATWCKAIKVLPDYSVLHKQDWYVKELYRPDWEKEGTGFLARSNGMHFNERPYLNHKCYLFLTKTTKERMRRQSNWNTLCRGHIVPKEIRDRETAVKFMEAVEQFARILNDSGHVKLRRLTDDELAGTEKETGIIGRYLTLSLGNTNCLEDIAMSAEEMRVGSNRLCLHTLSDTEDLPASVETDYRYERLSTDRSDCRLSFAAPLGLLLPCNHIYNQYVFVGNSDEELRRFEKSARNMQSLSRYSRQNAINCEWIEEYLNEAHSQGLKSVRAHFNVMAWSDDTEELKRIRNDVGSQLASMGCVPRHNTTDCPTLFWAGIPGNAADFPAEESFHTFVEQAVCLFAGETNYRDSPSAFGIRMADRISGKPLHIDISDLPMKRGITTNRNKFVLGPSGSGKSFFMNHLVRQYYEQGTHVVLVDTGNSYQGLCEMIHRRTHGQDGIYFTYTEEKPISFNPFYTDDGVFDVEKKDSIKTLLLTLWKSENEPATKTESAELGSAVNAYLLKLQQDRSIVPSFNTFYEYMRDVYRKEMEERYIKVEKSDFNIDNFLTTLRQYYRGGRYDFLLNSTENIDLLHKRFVVFEIDAVKDNAELFPVVTIIIMEAFINKMRRLKGVRKQLICEEAWKALSSANMASYLQYLYKTVRKYFGEAIVVTQEVDDIISSPIVKESIINNSDCKILLDQRKYMNRFDQIQSLLGLTEKEKSQILSINQSNDPARRYKEVWIGLGGTHSAVYATEVSMQEYLAYTTEETEKMEVRELAEKPGGDMEAAIRQVAERRKEERTGQ
- the mobA gene encoding conjugal transfer protein MobA yields the protein MNKKKNGDEMPKWGRHPKESRKSHCVMVRFDNEEWQKFLAMYEKSGVYARAVFLKAHFFGQPFRVLVTDRTLLDYCTKLSAFHAQYRMVGNNYNQTVRELRCHFSEKKAMALLYKLEQCTKELAALTRQVMELSKEFEERWSRR
- a CDS encoding DUF4141 domain-containing protein produces the protein MRQKLKIPLIAVCLCLAGTGGANAQWVVSDPGNLAQSIINSAKEMVETAGTKANTLNGFLETKKVFEQGKAYYDALKSVHDVVKGGAKVAKSISLVMEISEIYVDNYQKMLSDENYTPEELAAISSGYAMLIDESSDVLQDLKNVVNVTGMSLTDAERLAVIDNAYRSLMNYRNLVRYYTNKTISVSYLRARKKNDMDRVMALYGNSNEKYW